The Elaeis guineensis isolate ETL-2024a chromosome 13, EG11, whole genome shotgun sequence genome includes a region encoding these proteins:
- the LOC140853187 gene encoding lysM domain receptor-like kinase 4, with translation MQPIQLSFLVFLLLCTSNLRAQQGYSGNEELDCDNQGRTVPSPSYLYTCNGQNLSCRAFMIFKSQANYSSVSSISRLLSTDSLELARINDVSVSDSFPTNKEVIIPVNCSCPGQYYQANTSYVIDDVDTYYSLATGVYQGLSSCNALVGENPCDANDLFGGLDLLVPLRCACPSGNQTADGIKYLLTYPVSEGDSFSELSDRFNASYDDTASANGFSKQGEPTIYPSTTILIPLPQEPVSSQTIIHHPIEISPFQPLHPSIINNNIKRSHSKLRFGIGIAVASLLVLCALVAVALWCDKK, from the coding sequence ATGCAACCGATCCAGCTGAGTTTCTTGGTCTTTCTTCTCCTATGCACCTCAAACCTCAGAGCCCAACAAGGCTACTCAGGCAACGAGGAGCTAGACTGTGACAACCAAGGCAGAACGGTTCCATCTCCTTCTTATCTCTACACCTGCAATGGCCAGAACCTGTCCTGCCGAGCATTTATGATCTTTAAGTCTCAAGCCAACTATAGTTCGGTATCTTCCATATCTCGTCTACTCTCCACAGACTCTCTGGAGCTTGCAAGGATCAACGATGTCTCGGTATCCGACTCATTCCCAACCAACAAGGAAGTGATCATCCCTGTGAATTGTTCTTGTCCAGGTCAGTACTACCAGGCCAACACATCTTACGTTATCGACGACGTTGATACATATTACTCATTAGCAACTGGAGTATACCAGGGACTAAGTTCTTGTAATGCCCTCGTGGGTGAGAATCCTTGTGATGCCAATGATTTGTTTGGTGGTCTAGATTTGCTAGTTCCTCTTCGATGTGCTTGCCCGTCAGGAAATCAGACTGCAGATGGTATAAAGTACCTATTAACGTACCCAGTCAGTGAAGGTGATAGTTTTTCAGAACTTAGCGATAGATTCAATGCTAGTTACGATGACACTGCTTCTGCAAATGGGTTCTCTAAACAAGGGGAGCCTACTATTTACCCGTCCACCACAATTCTGATCCCTTTACCACAAGAACCTGTGAGCTCCCAAACCATAATTCACCACCCGATCGAAATCTCCCCGTTCCAGCCTCTTCATCCATCAATCATCAACAACAACATCAAAAGATCGCATTCTAAGCTTCGCTTCGGCATTGGCATTGCGGTTGCTTCTCTTCTAGTCCTATGTGCTCTTGTTGCGGTTGCTCTCTGGTGCGATAAGAAGTAG
- the LOC105055863 gene encoding protein LYK5-like: MKRAVGKKKAILPKDILKAITDVNHELKVLSCEELNAATQDFSCEYRIGGSVYRGVVRGNGVAVKEALGHRHRQRTRYLVYEYMENGSLKDWLMDRSRSELLSWNQRVQIALDIANGLDYLHNSAEPPYVHTGIKSSNVLLDRNLRAKIANFSMARSLEGGGFAMAGTVEGTLGCMAPEYLEGGLVTHKIDVYAFGVVMLELITGKDAVIKHEGREKLLSSMMISIVEGRNAQVELSNFLDSIMRDGCQVGLALAMAKLSVACLRQDPDSRPSMGEVVSLLLRLQMESKKSGVA; this comes from the exons ATGAAGAGAGCTGTTGGAAAGAAGAAAGCTATTTTACCGAAAGATATTCTCAAAGCCATAACAGACGTGAATCATGAGCTGAAGGTGCTCTCATGCGAGGAACTCAATGCAGCAACGCAAGATTTCAGCTGTGAGTACAGAATAGGGGGGTCTGTTTATCGGGGAGTCGTCCGAGGGAATGGAGTGGCTGTCAAGGAG GCTCTGGGGCATCGGCACAGGCAAAGAACACGCTATCTTGTTTATGAGTATATGGAAAACGGATCTTTGAAGGACTGGCTCATGGATAGGAGCCGCTCGGAGCTTTTGAGTTGGAATCAGAGGGTTCAGATCGCTCTGGATATAGCAAATGGGCTCGACTATCTTCACAACTCCGCAGAACCCCCTTATGTGCACACGGGTATCAAGAGCAGCAATGTTCTTCTCGATAGAAATTTGAGAGCCAAGATCGCAAACTTTTCCATGGCAAGATCCTTGGAAGGTGGTGGGTTTGCCATGGCAGGAACCGTGGAAGGGACACTGGGTTGCATGGCACCAGAGTATCTGGAAGGCGGATTAGTGACACATAAGATCGATGTATACGCCTTTGGGGTGGTGATGTTAGAGCTTATCACGGGAAAAGATGCGGTAATTAAGCATGAAGGAAGAGAGAAGCTACTATCCTCTATGATGATTTCCATTGTGGAAGGAAGGAATGCACAGGTCGAGCTCAGCAACTTTCTGGACTCTATAATGAGAGATGGTTGTCAGGTAGGTCTTGCATTGGCAATGGCAAAGCTAAGTGTGGCCTGTTTGAGACAAGATCCAGACAGCAGACCTAGCATGGGTGAAGTTGTGTCACTACTTCTGAGACTACAAATGGAATCAAAGAAATCCGGAGTGGCATGA
- the LOC105055862 gene encoding serine/threonine receptor-like kinase NFP → MEASLLPFQALPFVFLLFRTSLVSPQPTDTNTTLFSCSTKSSSPCKTYVVYRTQSPEYLKPGDISDLFEVSRLSIIEANNLSSEEGAFLPDQLLLVPISCGCTGNRSFANTTHQIKEGDTFYLVSVYNFENLTDYHVVEDLNPTLESTDLKPGQEAVIPLYCKCPTNTQMDQGTNFLITYVWQAGDEISKLSEMMNSSTDAIVTENNYRNFSAAGSHPILIPVSEMPHLPPPLYDTTTSVHRKPSITVIIALSTAGAVLALVLCSLLVFAYCKCQPKEAVILETADFLRFKKPSNDQPASPMTKGDKLLAGVSRFIDKMVMFETRDILEATMNLDVGYRIGRSVYRATLNGQVFAVKQAEGDVKEELKILQIVSHANLIRLAGISTDADGDFFLVFEFAENGSLERWLHSNSSSSNSVGFLSWRHRLNIALDVANGLQYMHEHTRPSIVHGDIRTSNILLNAHFKAKISNFSMAKPATVGTTLTIDVFAFGVVLLELISGKRAMGSGEGGEKGMLWKDIRMVLEDENKRKDRMRKWIDPNLEGFYPMDHAISLAEVARACTAENSSERPRMAEIVFNLSVIAQSCTASFEKVWLRGSEENIQITNSVFAR, encoded by the coding sequence ATGGAAGCATCCCTTCTCCCCTTTCAAGCTCTCCCCTTCGTCTTCCTCTTGTTCCGCACCTCCCTTGTCTCTCCTCAACCCACCGATACCAACACCACACTCTTCTCATGCTCCACGAAATCGTCCAGCCCCTGCAAAACTTACGTCGTGTATCGAACCCAGTCACCCGAATACTTGAAGCCTGGAGACATTTCTGACCTCTTCGAAGTCAGTCGCTTATCCATAATAGAAGCCAACAATCTCTCATCTGAAGAAGGCGCTTTTCTTCCGGACCAACTCTTGCTCGTTCCGATATCGTGCGGTTGCACTGGAAACCGATCCTTCGCTAACACTACGCACCAGATCAAGGAAGGCGACACTTTCTACTTGGTTTCGGTCTACAACTTCGAAAACCTCACAGATTACCACGTCGTCGAGGACTTGAATCCGACGCTGGAGTCTACCGATTTGAAACCGGGCCAGGAGGCGGTCATTCCATTGTACTGTAAGTGTCCTACAAATACCCAGATGGATCAAGGCACCAATTTCCTTATTACCTATGTATGGCAAGCAGGAGATGAAATCTCTAAATTGAGTGAGATGATGAACTCTTCGACCGACGCCATAGTAACTGAAAATAACTATAGAAATTTCAGTGCTGCGGGATCTCACCCCATACTTATTCCAGTCTCAGAAATGCCACATCTTCCCCCGCCACTTTATGACACCACCACTTCTGTACACCGCAAACCATCGATAACCGTCATTATAGCCTTGAGCACAGCAGGGGCTGTTTTAGCCTTGGTTTTGTGTTCTTTGTTGGTCTTTGCTTACTGCAAGTGCCAACCCAAAGAAGCAGTCATTCTGGAGACTGCCGATTTTCTTCGGTTCAAGAAACCAAGCAATGATCAGCCTGCTAGTCCCATGACCAAAGGTGATAAGCTCTTGGCCGGGGTGTCCCGGTTTATAGACAAGATGGTCATGTTCGAAACTAGAGATATCCTGGAAGCTACCATGAATCTGGACGTGGGGTACAGGATTGGCCGTTCGGTTTACAGAGCCACCCTAAATGGGCAGGTGTTCGCCGTCAAGCAGGCGGAAGGTGATGTCAAAGAAGAGCTGAAGATCTTACAAATTGTAAGTCATGCAAATCTAATCAGGTTGGCGGGAATTTCTACTGACGCTGATGGTGATTTCTTCTTGGTCTTTGAATTCGCTGAGAATGGATCATTGGAGAGGTGGTTGCATTCCAATTCTTCCTCATCAAATTCTGTTGGTTTTCTCTCATGGAGACACAGGCTGAACATAGCACTGGATGTGGCTAATGGCCTTCAGTACATGCACGAGCACACAAGACCGAGCATCGTACACGGGGACATTCGGACCAGCAACATACTTCTGAATGCCCATTTTAAGGCCAAGATATCGAACTTTTCCATGGCTAAACCAGCAACAGTCGGTACGACACTCACAATTGATGTGTTCGCTTTTGGAGTGGTCCTGTTGGAGCTGATTTCCGGAAAGAGAGCCATGGGAAGCGGAGAAGGTGGTGAGAAAGGCATGTTGTGGAAGGATATAAGAATGGTATTAGAAGACGAAAACAAGAGGAAGGATAGGATGAGGAAATGGATAGATCCAAACTTGGAAGGATTTTATCCTATGGATCATGCTATCAGCCTGGCAGAGGTGGCGAGAGCATGCACTGCAGAGAATTCTTCTGAAAGGCCGAGAATGGCtgagattgttttcaacctttcgGTCATAGCTCAATCATGTACTGCTTCATTTGAAAAGGTCTGGTTGCGCGGTTCTGAGGAGAACATTCAGATAACAAACTCAGTTTTTGCTCGCTGA
- the LOC105055831 gene encoding protein DA1-related 1 produces MGWLNKIFKGSSHKVSEGQYNGKPGDDSFWNEPSSSLDALSEYENEDIDRAIALSLSEEEQKRAKAIENESHLEEDEQLARALQESLNVESPPRENGHNYHPLPFVFSSGFRICAGCNTEIGHGRFLSCMGAVWHPECFRCHACNQPISDYEFSMSGNYPYHKSCYKEHYHPKCDVCKQFIPTNMNGLIEYRAHPFWLQKYCPSHEMDGTPRCCSCERMEPRDTQYVTLDDGRKLCLECLDSAIMDTSECQTLYLDIQEFYEGLNMKVEQQIPLLLVERQALNEAMEGEKNGHHHLPETRGLCLSEEQTVSTILRRPKFGAGNRVMEMVTEPYRLTRRCEVTAILILYGLPRLLTGSILAHEMMHAWLRLKGYRTLSQEVEEGICQVLAHMWLDSEIMSGSGSNIASTSSSSSASTSSKKGSRSQFERKLGDFFKHQIESDTSSAYGDGFRAGNQAVLRYGLKPTLDHIWLTRSFPC; encoded by the exons ATGGGTTGGCTGAACAAAATTTTTAAAGGTTCCAGCCATAAAGTTTCAGAGGGACAATATAATGGAAAACCTGGGGATGATAGTTTTTGGAATGAACCATCTAGTTCATTG GATGCCCTCTCAGAGTATGAAAATGAAGATATAGATCGTGCTATTGCACTTTCTTTatcagaagaagaacaaaaaagggCAAAGGCAATTG AAAATGAATCACACTTGGAGGAGGATGAACAACTTGCAAGAGCTTTACAGGAAAGTTTAAATGTTGAATCTCCTCCTCGTGAAAATGGCCATAATTATCATCCACTGCCTTTTGTCTTTTCTTCAGGGTTCAG AATATGTGCCGGTTGCAATACTGAGATTGGTCATGGGCGTTTTCTTAGTTGTATGGGAGCTGTTTGGCACCCAGAGTGTTTTCGTTGCCATGCTTGTAATCAGCCAATATCAGATTATGAG TTCTCTATGTCTGGGAATTACCCATATCACAAATCTTGTTACAAGGAGCATTATCACCCAAAATGTGATGTTTGCAAGCAATTT ATTCCAACAAATATGAATGGCCTTATTGAATATAGGGCACATCCTTTCTGGCTACAGAAATATTGCCCATCACATGAGATGGATGGCACTCCAAGATGCTGCAGTTGTGAAAGAATGGAG CCAAGAGACACACAATATGTGACTTTAGATGATGGGCGGAAGCTCTGCCTCGAGTGTCTAGATTCTGCAATAATGGACACTAGCGAGTGCCAAACTCTTTACCTTGACATCCAGGAGTTTTATGAAGGTTTAAACATGAAAGTGGAACAACAGATACCtttgcttcttgttgagagacaaGCTCTAAATGAGGCAATGGAAGGAGAAAAGAAT GGTCATCATCACCTTCCAGAAACCAGAGGTCTCTGCCTTTCTGAAGAGCAGACAGTGAGCACG ATTTTAAGGAGGCCGAAGTTTGGAGCTGGAAACAGAGTTATGGAAATGGTAACAGAGCCATATAGACTCACTCGACGATGTGAAGTAACTGCCATTCTTATACTGTATGGTCTCCCAAG ACTATTGACAGGGTCAATCCTTGCCCATGAGATGATGCATGCGTGGCTTCGGCTTAAAG GATACCGTACTCTTAGTCAAGAAGTTGAAGAAGGTATATGCCAGGTTCTTGCACATATGTGGCTGGATTCAGAGATCATGTCAGGGTCAGGCAGTAACATTGCATCCACGTCCTCATCCTCCTCAGCATCCACATCATCGAAGAAGGGTTCTAGATCTCAGTTTGAGAGGAAACTTGGGGATTTCTTCAAGCACCAGATTGAATCAGATACTTCATCAGCATATGGAGATGGATTCAGAGCTGGGAACCAGGCAGTTCTTCGGTATGGCCTTAAACCTACACTTGACCACATCTGGTTGACAAGGAGCTTTCCATGCTGA